The following proteins come from a genomic window of Borreliella valaisiana VS116:
- a CDS encoding anti-CBASS protein Acb1 family protein, translating to MCDLRKVKLVDKISSLELYRYSIFFRNYIENVAEDCLKNGLILESISHNVSKLELAGLKVQLKNALLNCIISYRFHGIGYVLVKTKDTLVNLEEPVNIELPIGFEYLDYESVRDSGVDFDYIIYKVKINNNGNSFDTVKIHKSRLIIYENFDYILKRHVPCYTESFLLDIYLFEKIYVEIEKRIENHNFLFYKDESLVQLQDALSSATTSLSALTQSSNNEKGNSILSSFLRKQNSNNHSKDISNLRSLNDSLAHELARLKNNLNNEGMLYTATPSASLEVIKYDLNYLKEALALIKAKIGADTKEPLTRSFNEQAKGLGNDGKGDRSNYYDFLKGVQEQIENSCNLKLTKYFGLDMKFNSLIMLSENQKVERDIKLIELYSKYNELIQSSSFNKEELSILKEKLFSL from the coding sequence TAGAAAATGTAGCAGAAGATTGTCTCAAAAATGGACTTATTCTTGAAAGCATCAGTCATAATGTTAGTAAGCTTGAACTTGCTGGACTAAAAGTTCAGCTTAAGAATGCCCTACTTAATTGTATTATAAGCTACCGTTTTCATGGAATTGGATATGTTTTAGTAAAAACTAAAGACACACTAGTAAATCTTGAAGAGCCCGTTAACATAGAGTTGCCTATTGGATTCGAATACCTTGATTATGAATCTGTAAGAGATTCGGGGGTTGACTTTGACTATATAATTTACAAAGTAAAAATCAATAATAATGGCAATTCTTTTGATACGGTCAAAATACACAAAAGTCGACTTATAATATATGAAAATTTCGATTATATCTTGAAAAGACATGTTCCGTGTTATACGGAAAGTTTTTTGTTAGATATTTACTTATTTGAAAAAATATACGTTGAAATAGAAAAGCGTATTGAAAATCACAATTTTTTGTTTTATAAGGATGAGTCTTTAGTTCAGCTACAGGACGCACTCTCTAGTGCTACAACTTCTTTAAGCGCACTTACTCAAAGCAGTAATAATGAAAAGGGAAATAGTATTTTATCTTCTTTTTTGAGAAAACAAAATTCAAACAATCATAGTAAAGATATTTCTAATTTACGCAGCCTTAATGACTCATTGGCACATGAGCTTGCTAGGCTTAAAAACAATCTTAATAATGAGGGAATGCTTTATACGGCTACCCCCAGCGCTAGTTTAGAAGTTATTAAGTATGATCTTAATTATTTAAAAGAAGCTTTGGCTTTGATTAAAGCAAAAATTGGGGCTGATACTAAAGAACCTTTAACTAGAAGTTTTAACGAGCAGGCTAAAGGACTCGGAAATGATGGCAAAGGTGATAGAAGCAATTATTATGATTTTCTAAAAGGCGTACAAGAACAAATTGAAAATTCTTGTAATCTAAAACTTACTAAATATTTTGGGCTTGATATGAAGTTTAATTCGCTGATTATGTTAAGTGAAAATCAAAAGGTAGAAAGAGATATTAAGCTAATTGAGCTTTACAGTAAATATAACGAGCTTATACAAAGCAGCTCCTTTAATAAGGAGGAGTTATCTATCTTAAAAGAAAAATTATTTTCATTGTGA
- a CDS encoding DUF1357 family protein — protein MIENEKKEEFEVQVKEESQIQSDTKVISVGEYEEYIRLKEQSNNTKPKETTRDLTINERITKELAEVEERERVEKQLLLEAERINEIDTLAKAHLSSHFNKETLLAKGYTLKDIMQAQRRELVRKFVSSEQIKAIAKVADISHIDGEILEQLVSLAKVNIKLRKNANSNSSSIDFIKSNIVAKPEEKVSLLDSNFVPINFAEFVQAVSNTYKQKRVQFYENLKRNKRTSIA, from the coding sequence ATGATTGAAAATGAAAAAAAAGAAGAATTTGAAGTGCAAGTTAAAGAAGAATCACAAATTCAATCTGATACTAAAGTTATAAGTGTTGGAGAGTATGAAGAGTATATACGCTTAAAGGAACAATCAAATAATACAAAACCTAAAGAGACAACTCGTGATTTAACTATAAATGAGCGAATAACAAAAGAACTTGCTGAAGTTGAAGAGAGAGAGCGTGTTGAAAAGCAATTATTACTAGAAGCCGAGCGTATAAATGAAATTGATACACTTGCAAAAGCTCACCTTAGCAGCCATTTTAATAAAGAGACACTACTTGCAAAGGGATATACGCTAAAAGACATTATGCAGGCACAACGTAGAGAACTTGTGCGCAAGTTTGTCTCAAGCGAACAAATTAAAGCTATTGCCAAAGTAGCAGATATAAGTCATATTGATGGAGAAATATTAGAACAACTTGTTTCTTTAGCTAAAGTGAATATCAAATTAAGAAAAAATGCCAATAGCAATTCTTCTTCTATTGACTTTATTAAAAGCAATATTGTTGCTAAACCAGAAGAAAAAGTAAGCTTGCTCGATTCTAATTTTGTTCCAATTAATTTTGCGGAGTTTGTACAAGCTGTAAGTAATACTTATAAGCAAAAACGTGTTCAATTTTATGAAAACTTGAAAAGAAATAAAAGAACAAGTATTGCTTAA
- a CDS encoding DUF228 domain-containing protein, protein MSDITKIKQEFDKKVAEIKALMKNPQQDTGLFGNSFEFRDKNLIFSNFDGICTSSKDKIENYPFKGYPYKRGVKFSFSEDSISELEVEAGGGEDLYGICIDIDEFSKTATVIPITNNFTGYLTFKKNGNGVNPGDKLYFNQHGELEKITGAQKSINAIALSKVYKLTEDLFIVLASVFGNSAIKG, encoded by the coding sequence ATGAGCGACATTACAAAAATAAAACAAGAGTTTGATAAAAAAGTTGCTGAAATTAAAGCATTGATGAAAAATCCCCAACAAGATACTGGTTTATTTGGCAATTCTTTTGAATTTAGAGACAAAAACTTAATTTTTTCAAATTTTGATGGAATTTGTACTAGTAGTAAAGACAAAATAGAAAATTATCCTTTTAAAGGATATCCCTATAAGCGTGGGGTCAAGTTTAGTTTTAGTGAAGATAGTATATCAGAACTTGAAGTTGAAGCTGGGGGTGGTGAAGACTTATATGGAATATGCATTGATATAGACGAGTTTAGTAAAACAGCGACTGTAATTCCAATTACAAATAACTTTACGGGTTATTTAACCTTTAAGAAGAATGGAAATGGTGTAAACCCAGGAGACAAGCTGTATTTTAATCAACATGGGGAACTTGAAAAGATTACGGGGGCTCAAAAATCTATTAATGCTATAGCACTTTCAAAAGTGTATAAGTTAACAGAAGATTTATTCATAGTGCTAGCAAGTGTTTTTGGAAATAGTGCTATAAAGGGATAG